The Lysobacter sp. HDW10 genome window below encodes:
- the minC gene encoding septum site-determining protein MinC, translating to MTLPDYSLAGDVKFGQVGIANLRLRTFDIEKLAQEMRDRVQRAPKLFERGAVIVDFGGLAELPTVDQAGSLIEALRREGVRPVAIAYGSHENDVLAQALGLPTLAKFRASYERAGEAPELPPAPAPAPARSAAKAPAAQPPQAESKSQEGLVITHPVRSGQQVYAEHRDLTVVGMISMDAEVMADGSVHVYGPLRGRALAGARGDTTSRIFCNEFNAQLVAIAGHYIVLDEVPDTLIGKAVQVWLENDKIQIAAL from the coding sequence ATGACATTGCCTGATTACTCCCTTGCGGGCGACGTCAAGTTTGGCCAAGTCGGCATCGCGAATCTCAGGCTTCGCACGTTTGACATTGAAAAGCTCGCGCAAGAAATGCGCGATCGTGTCCAGCGCGCACCCAAACTTTTTGAACGGGGTGCCGTCATCGTGGATTTCGGCGGTTTGGCTGAATTGCCGACTGTCGACCAAGCGGGCAGCTTGATTGAAGCCTTGCGCCGCGAGGGCGTCCGCCCAGTCGCCATTGCGTACGGCAGCCATGAAAACGACGTATTAGCGCAAGCGCTCGGTCTGCCAACCTTGGCCAAGTTCCGCGCCAGCTATGAACGCGCGGGAGAAGCCCCTGAATTGCCGCCGGCACCTGCACCTGCACCTGCGCGCAGTGCTGCCAAAGCACCGGCTGCACAACCGCCGCAAGCCGAATCAAAGTCGCAAGAAGGCTTGGTGATCACCCATCCCGTCCGCTCGGGCCAACAGGTCTATGCAGAACACCGTGATTTGACCGTCGTGGGCATGATCAGCATGGACGCCGAAGTCATGGCTGACGGCTCGGTCCACGTCTATGGCCCCCTGCGCGGCAGAGCATTGGCGGGCGCACGTGGCGACACCACGTCTCGAATCTTTTGCAATGAGTTCAACGCACAGCTTGTCGCGATTGCGGGGCACTATATAGTGTTGGATGAAGTGCCTGACACCTTGATCGGCAAAGCCGTCCAGGTGTGGCTCGAAAACGACAAAATTCAAATCGCCGCGCTTTAA
- a CDS encoding GNAT family N-acetyltransferase, producing MSLVIRDVQEHELVRVLELNNAAAGPSINALDLDRLRRFHADAEYFRVAERNGEIFAFLVAFGFDANHDSDNFCWFQQNIDEPFLYIDRIVVDHAHRGKGTGHVFYADVQTYAEMRYPVLACEVFLVEGFNRALLFHGSLEFQEIGQCPQNERTRAAMLVKTMCSHAWISEHYGKDLPSLPWVGHPRTDWSNQRTQGTGTR from the coding sequence ATGTCGCTTGTCATTCGCGACGTACAAGAACACGAACTGGTTCGCGTCCTTGAACTGAACAACGCAGCAGCAGGCCCTTCCATCAATGCATTGGATCTGGATCGTCTCCGTCGATTCCACGCTGATGCAGAGTATTTCCGCGTGGCCGAACGGAATGGCGAGATTTTTGCCTTCTTGGTCGCATTCGGTTTTGATGCCAACCACGACAGCGATAACTTCTGCTGGTTCCAGCAAAACATCGACGAACCGTTCCTGTATATCGACCGTATCGTCGTAGACCACGCGCACCGAGGCAAAGGCACCGGTCACGTGTTCTATGCCGACGTGCAGACCTACGCCGAAATGCGTTATCCGGTTTTGGCCTGTGAGGTGTTCTTGGTCGAAGGCTTCAACCGCGCCTTGCTTTTCCACGGCAGCCTCGAGTTCCAAGAGATCGGACAATGCCCGCAGAATGAGCGCACGCGTGCGGCCATGTTGGTCAAGACCATGTGTAGCCACGCATGGATTTCAGAGCATTACGGCAAAGACTTGCCTTCATTGCCGTGGGTCGGACACCCGCGCACTGATTGGTCGAACCAACGCACGCAAGGAACCGGTACCCGATGA
- a CDS encoding sensor histidine kinase, whose translation MMRELDHIQLLRYVGMVTWALVGCWLLNAWLDPDYLRLAVGESVWARIMPWLVVYFTFGVCYWWITRSIGRSQTRWFDHLALLVMTVCAIGVSYFSATGLGSVLLMVMAALLPWILSVRVGLVWMLAGNLAFVPLFVMAMNYSPILAVIQALLYVGFSGLVFVTAFVAMQQATAREEQRRLNSELRATRALLAESARVNERTRISRELHDLLGHHLTALSLNLEVAGHLAEGKTRDHVRQAHTLAKLLLTDVREAVSHMRESGGIELASALLPLAENVPGLEVQLDIREGLRVEDPDLAHVLLRTTQEIITNAVRHSGATELRIEVDVSKGEIFLTAQDNGLGTDLVTAGNGLSGMRERIKAQDGKMDIRTAPGQGFSIHVSLPLQTTVV comes from the coding sequence ATGATGCGCGAGCTCGATCACATTCAACTCCTACGCTATGTCGGCATGGTGACATGGGCGTTGGTGGGCTGTTGGCTCCTGAATGCATGGTTAGACCCGGACTATTTGCGACTGGCTGTGGGCGAGTCCGTTTGGGCCCGCATCATGCCGTGGCTCGTCGTGTATTTCACCTTTGGCGTCTGCTATTGGTGGATCACCCGCAGCATCGGTCGCAGCCAAACCCGTTGGTTCGACCACCTGGCCCTATTGGTCATGACCGTATGCGCCATTGGCGTGAGCTATTTCTCGGCAACGGGCTTGGGCAGTGTGTTGTTGATGGTGATGGCAGCCTTGCTGCCGTGGATCCTGAGCGTGCGTGTGGGCCTGGTGTGGATGCTGGCGGGCAACCTGGCGTTCGTGCCGCTATTCGTGATGGCCATGAATTACTCGCCTATTTTGGCGGTGATCCAGGCCTTGCTCTACGTCGGCTTCTCAGGCTTGGTGTTCGTCACGGCCTTTGTTGCAATGCAGCAGGCGACTGCACGGGAAGAACAACGGCGCCTGAATTCAGAACTCCGCGCCACGCGCGCTTTGCTAGCTGAAAGCGCCCGTGTCAACGAACGCACACGCATCTCACGAGAGCTGCACGATTTGCTAGGGCATCACTTGACTGCCCTCAGTCTGAATCTGGAGGTTGCGGGTCACTTGGCCGAAGGCAAGACGCGCGATCATGTACGACAGGCGCACACTTTGGCCAAACTCCTTCTCACCGATGTGCGTGAGGCCGTTAGCCACATGCGTGAAAGCGGCGGCATTGAGCTTGCAAGCGCGCTGCTGCCGTTAGCGGAAAACGTTCCAGGTTTGGAAGTTCAATTGGATATTCGAGAAGGCCTGCGCGTGGAAGACCCGGATCTTGCGCATGTCTTGTTGCGAACGACGCAAGAAATCATCACCAATGCCGTTCGCCACTCCGGTGCAACCGAACTGCGCATTGAAGTCGATGTCAGCAAGGGCGAGATCTTTCTGACTGCGCAAGACAACGGCTTAGGCACGGATTTGGTGACGGCGGGCAACGGCCTTTCCGGCATGCGAGAGCGCATCAAAGCGCAAGACGGAAAAATGGATATTCGGACAGCGCCCGGACAGGGTTTTTCAATTCATGTTTCATTACCGCTTCAAACCACTGTTGTTTGA
- a CDS encoding response regulator transcription factor, which translates to MIRIMLVDDQTLVRQGIRSLLSLPEAEGIEVVSEATDGKQAIDLMPEVNPDVVLMDMRMPVLSGLEAIQSLSRLGRLPPTIILTTFDDDQLVLAGIKAGARGFLLKDVSLEQLVGAIRTVAAGGSLVQPTVTQKLLSGLEHLQTGFPSLEKPDPLTERETEILRFMAGGFSNKEIANSLGVAEGTIKNHVSNILSKLGVRDRTRAVLKALEAKLV; encoded by the coding sequence GTGATCAGAATCATGTTGGTAGACGATCAAACACTTGTCCGCCAAGGCATCCGGTCGCTGTTGTCGTTACCGGAAGCCGAAGGCATTGAAGTGGTGTCGGAAGCGACAGACGGAAAGCAAGCCATTGACTTGATGCCCGAGGTCAATCCGGATGTCGTCTTGATGGACATGCGAATGCCTGTTTTGTCTGGCCTTGAGGCGATTCAATCGCTGTCGCGTTTGGGGCGTTTGCCGCCCACCATTATCTTGACCACGTTTGATGACGATCAGTTGGTGTTGGCAGGGATCAAAGCAGGGGCGCGCGGGTTTCTGTTGAAGGATGTGTCGCTTGAGCAACTGGTCGGCGCCATTCGTACCGTGGCGGCGGGCGGATCGTTGGTCCAGCCGACCGTGACGCAAAAACTACTGTCGGGCTTGGAGCACTTGCAAACGGGTTTTCCGAGTCTGGAAAAGCCTGATCCGCTGACCGAGCGCGAAACCGAGATATTGCGGTTCATGGCAGGCGGCTTTTCCAACAAGGAAATCGCCAATTCTCTGGGTGTTGCCGAGGGCACGATCAAGAACCATGTCTCCAATATTCTGTCCAAATTGGGCGTACGCGATCGTACGCGGGCCGTTTTGAAGGCGTTGGAAGCAAAATTGGTCTGA
- a CDS encoding SRPBCC family protein has product MKLFKELLVSVAIVAVFFLLMGVVLPSKRHIEETVDTNRNTTVVYDMLNGFGRFKDWNAVFMRDPAAQYKISGPAEGKGAKIEYTSKVREVGKGSWTITGNEAGKRIDFALVNGDMGKNKKSSLILTPNENGRKIEIKQTYDVEYGFNLIGRYAGMYAKSYMGEDMKLGLRKLSSLLSDIPNMPYDRMTVPLSPPKVVQLPAEDVLVISSGTLNNDISDVWMSVKKNNEWISRTLAANGLVAAGPYRLVTTDYNSATYGYDLVQPVTKVGVQPGQIPTMTVAAPVKFAKIPARRATTTSIANADFNSLQLTRESLRAWTMVRGMEIADRPFDVYKSGTDISFTAGSAQFDTYWPIKN; this is encoded by the coding sequence ATGAAGCTGTTCAAAGAATTATTGGTGTCGGTCGCAATTGTGGCCGTGTTTTTCCTTTTGATGGGCGTCGTGCTTCCTTCTAAGCGTCATATCGAGGAAACCGTCGACACCAACCGCAATACAACGGTCGTTTATGACATGTTGAACGGCTTCGGTCGCTTTAAAGACTGGAACGCTGTGTTCATGCGTGACCCCGCCGCCCAATACAAAATTTCCGGGCCGGCAGAAGGCAAGGGCGCCAAGATCGAATACACCTCCAAGGTGCGTGAAGTCGGTAAAGGTAGCTGGACGATCACGGGCAACGAAGCGGGCAAGCGCATCGATTTCGCCTTGGTCAATGGCGACATGGGCAAGAACAAGAAGTCGTCTTTGATCCTGACGCCGAATGAAAACGGCCGCAAGATCGAAATCAAGCAAACCTACGATGTCGAGTACGGCTTCAACTTGATCGGTCGCTACGCTGGCATGTATGCCAAGAGCTACATGGGCGAAGACATGAAGTTGGGTTTGCGCAAACTGTCGAGCTTGCTGTCTGACATTCCGAACATGCCGTACGACCGCATGACCGTGCCGTTGTCGCCGCCGAAAGTGGTTCAATTGCCGGCTGAAGACGTGTTGGTGATCAGTTCTGGCACCTTGAACAACGACATCTCTGACGTTTGGATGTCGGTCAAGAAAAACAACGAATGGATCTCGCGCACCTTGGCCGCAAATGGCCTCGTGGCTGCAGGTCCTTACCGTTTGGTGACCACCGATTACAACAGCGCAACCTACGGTTACGACCTTGTGCAACCGGTGACGAAGGTTGGCGTGCAACCGGGCCAAATCCCGACCATGACCGTCGCCGCGCCGGTGAAGTTTGCAAAGATTCCCGCGCGTCGTGCAACGACCACGTCAATCGCCAATGCAGACTTCAACTCGCTGCAGTTGACGCGTGAATCCTTGCGCGCTTGGACGATGGTGCGAGGCATGGAAATTGCCGACCGTCCGTTCGACGTATACAAGAGCGGCACAGATATTTCGTTTACAGCAGGATCGGCACAGTTCGATACCTACTGGCCGATCAAGAACTGA
- a CDS encoding DUF423 domain-containing protein → MNHVTQLDAARRAVKMQRVLGGSGALLALIAVALSAVIAHSGRLDGVQHDVLRASATNAAMFMLLHGAAVTALAMQAVIPNDRYALIVMLVGTVLFSGSVIAGALLGTPTGLAPLGGSLLMLAWLWVAINRFWR, encoded by the coding sequence ATGAATCACGTGACTCAATTGGATGCTGCACGTCGTGCCGTAAAAATGCAGCGTGTACTCGGCGGCAGTGGTGCCTTGCTCGCGTTGATTGCGGTTGCGCTGTCGGCCGTTATCGCGCACAGCGGACGTCTAGATGGCGTACAACACGACGTTTTGCGCGCCAGCGCAACGAATGCCGCGATGTTCATGTTGCTTCATGGCGCTGCAGTGACTGCGCTCGCGATGCAAGCCGTCATTCCGAATGACCGTTACGCGTTGATCGTCATGCTGGTTGGCACTGTGCTGTTCTCAGGCTCTGTCATTGCAGGTGCACTTCTGGGCACGCCCACCGGGTTGGCGCCCCTCGGCGGTTCGTTGCTGATGCTGGCGTGGCTTTGGGTTGCGATCAATCGGTTCTGGCGATGA
- a CDS encoding DNA-3-methyladenine glycosylase 2 family protein, whose amino-acid sequence MSKVRFARGFDAQNANKALRKCDPELATWIKRIGPLGDSAGWKKSFDPVDALARAILYQQLSGKAASTIVGRLEVAIGSTRLHCDTLSNIDDAGMRACGVSGNKTLALRDLMQREAAGEIPTTRRMATMENDEIIAALVPIRGIGRWTVEMMLMSRLGRQDILPIDDLGIRRGIQILRQLPEMPKPKEAAQLGEAWAPWRTQASFYLWRISDFSAAEKTPVKRSQS is encoded by the coding sequence ATGAGCAAGGTTCGCTTTGCGCGCGGTTTTGATGCGCAGAACGCAAACAAGGCTTTGCGCAAGTGCGACCCTGAGCTCGCCACGTGGATCAAGCGCATTGGCCCATTGGGTGATAGCGCGGGTTGGAAGAAATCCTTTGATCCGGTCGATGCGTTGGCACGCGCGATTCTCTATCAGCAACTGTCCGGCAAGGCTGCGTCGACAATTGTAGGTCGCTTGGAAGTTGCGATTGGCAGTACGCGATTGCATTGCGACACGTTGTCCAATATTGATGATGCAGGCATGCGCGCATGCGGCGTCTCGGGCAACAAGACATTGGCGTTACGCGATTTGATGCAACGCGAAGCGGCGGGTGAAATTCCAACAACGCGACGCATGGCAACGATGGAGAATGATGAAATCATTGCCGCACTGGTGCCGATACGTGGGATTGGTCGTTGGACGGTCGAAATGATGCTGATGTCGCGTCTGGGTCGACAGGACATCTTGCCGATCGATGATTTGGGTATTCGTCGCGGCATCCAAATCTTGCGTCAGTTGCCTGAGATGCCGAAGCCCAAAGAAGCTGCGCAATTGGGTGAAGCTTGGGCGCCTTGGCGCACACAAGCTTCGTTCTATCTTTGGCGCATTTCCGATTTCAGCGCAGCTGAAAAAACACCCGTCAAACGCTCGCAATCTTAA
- a CDS encoding M15 family metallopeptidase encodes MQTYNPSQVLLNGTRFDAIPSELARAKRSDHARQLSLSSWLLRRKRDGRFLAALNSEGTLRVLAPLKGEERIALSEFASEVMTRIRPSIATLPLTGLEARLRSLGLATDHYESRTGLSLVPEPSALTHAGADRYKRPLWLTDSASRAWQQMREAARADGVHLEAISGYRGHDYQLGIFERKRARGQSVEDILRVNAAPGYSEHHSGRALDISSPGEPAAEESFEKTPAFNWLTEHAANFGFRMSYPRDNPHGIVYEPWHWYFAN; translated from the coding sequence TTGCAGACATACAACCCCAGTCAGGTGCTTCTGAACGGGACGCGTTTTGACGCAATTCCGTCCGAGCTTGCGCGTGCCAAACGCTCTGACCACGCGCGCCAACTTTCTCTGTCTTCTTGGTTATTACGACGCAAACGAGACGGCCGGTTTTTGGCCGCGCTCAATTCGGAAGGCACATTGCGTGTGTTGGCGCCGTTGAAAGGCGAAGAGCGCATTGCGCTCTCGGAATTCGCGTCAGAGGTCATGACACGCATACGCCCAAGCATCGCGACGTTGCCACTGACAGGCTTGGAAGCCCGATTGCGGTCACTCGGCTTGGCTACAGATCACTACGAATCCCGTACGGGTTTGTCCTTGGTGCCTGAGCCGAGCGCGCTGACGCATGCTGGCGCCGATCGCTATAAGCGACCGCTCTGGCTCACGGATAGCGCCTCACGTGCCTGGCAACAGATGCGAGAGGCCGCACGTGCAGATGGCGTGCACCTGGAGGCTATCTCTGGATACCGGGGTCACGACTATCAGCTTGGCATCTTCGAACGAAAGCGCGCACGCGGACAATCTGTTGAAGACATTCTTCGGGTGAATGCTGCACCTGGCTACTCCGAACACCACTCAGGGCGCGCCTTGGATATCTCAAGCCCTGGCGAGCCCGCCGCAGAAGAGAGTTTCGAGAAGACACCGGCTTTCAATTGGTTGACGGAACACGCGGCGAACTTCGGCTTTCGAATGAGCTATCCGCGTGACAATCCGCACGGCATTGTCTACGAGCCGTGGCATTGGTACTTCGCCAACTAG
- a CDS encoding alpha/beta fold hydrolase: protein MKRISALVLATAISMGASAQVAPETANTTARTLLDHLDAGRFAQAEAMFADTMKAAVPEAKLKAAWGSMAAKGNRGEFKTMQKDTTQIVLIPMHRGEQDWLATVSVDAAGKVNGLFIQPQQQVAPIPAVPADANFSERDIQVGTGSDALPATLAMPKGEGPFPAVVLVHGSGAQDRNETIGANRPFLDVARALADNGIAVLRYEKRSKAMPAWYATHPVTIDNETTDDAVAALAALRAQPGIDSNRVFVMGHSQGAMLAPRIAQRDGHVAGLIQWSGPARKLIDVLPEQARFLGKSQHLPQSTIEENVRAIDKAIHDVRDTQFNGASLMGQPASYWRSVDTVDPMKDTRDADLPVLLLHGGRDFQVTDTDWRMWQKQFAKDKRVTLKRYADLNHLGIAGTGEPDMSEYAKPGHVDMTLISDVSKWIKKH from the coding sequence ATGAAACGCATCAGTGCATTGGTCCTAGCCACTGCCATTTCCATGGGTGCTTCTGCGCAAGTCGCACCTGAAACCGCAAACACAACTGCGCGCACACTTCTGGATCACTTGGACGCCGGAAGATTTGCGCAAGCAGAAGCGATGTTTGCGGACACGATGAAAGCGGCCGTGCCGGAAGCGAAATTGAAAGCCGCTTGGGGCTCGATGGCAGCCAAGGGCAATCGTGGCGAGTTCAAGACGATGCAGAAAGACACGACGCAAATCGTCTTGATTCCTATGCATCGTGGCGAACAAGATTGGTTGGCAACCGTGTCTGTGGATGCAGCAGGCAAAGTGAATGGTCTTTTCATTCAACCGCAACAGCAGGTCGCGCCGATTCCGGCGGTGCCTGCCGATGCGAACTTTAGCGAGCGCGACATTCAAGTCGGGACAGGGAGCGATGCCCTCCCCGCTACCTTGGCCATGCCCAAAGGCGAAGGCCCCTTTCCTGCAGTGGTATTGGTGCACGGTTCGGGCGCGCAAGATCGCAACGAAACCATCGGTGCAAATCGTCCATTTTTAGATGTCGCGCGCGCATTGGCAGACAATGGCATTGCTGTCCTTCGCTATGAAAAACGAAGCAAGGCGATGCCGGCCTGGTACGCAACGCACCCCGTCACGATAGACAACGAAACAACGGACGATGCCGTTGCGGCACTCGCCGCATTGCGCGCCCAACCGGGTATCGACAGCAATCGCGTCTTTGTCATGGGCCATAGCCAAGGCGCAATGCTGGCACCACGCATTGCACAGCGAGACGGACATGTGGCCGGCCTGATTCAGTGGTCGGGCCCCGCACGCAAGCTCATCGACGTGCTGCCGGAACAAGCGCGCTTTCTCGGCAAATCACAACACTTGCCGCAGAGCACGATCGAAGAAAACGTACGCGCGATCGACAAAGCCATCCATGACGTTCGAGACACGCAGTTCAATGGCGCGTCGTTGATGGGTCAGCCCGCATCCTATTGGCGAAGTGTCGACACCGTAGATCCTATGAAAGATACGCGCGATGCGGACCTGCCCGTCTTGCTCCTGCATGGTGGACGTGATTTCCAAGTCACCGACACGGATTGGCGCATGTGGCAAAAGCAGTTCGCGAAAGACAAGCGCGTCACCCTGAAGCGTTATGCTGACTTGAACCATTTGGGCATTGCCGGCACAGGTGAACCTGACATGTCGGAGTATGCAAAGCCCGGGCACGTCGACATGACCTTGATCAGCGACGTATCGAAGTGGATCAAAAAGCACTGA
- a CDS encoding DUF4177 domain-containing protein, whose translation MSKQWSYQMVEIKPDVWGRVKPNVIQDQINKLGMQGWELVSVVSHGLALPMFAFFKREA comes from the coding sequence GTGAGCAAGCAATGGAGCTACCAAATGGTAGAAATCAAGCCCGACGTTTGGGGCCGTGTAAAACCCAACGTCATTCAAGATCAAATTAACAAATTGGGCATGCAAGGCTGGGAGCTCGTGAGTGTCGTCAGCCATGGCCTGGCCTTGCCCATGTTTGCCTTCTTCAAGCGCGAGGCCTGA
- a CDS encoding Arc family DNA binding domain-containing protein translates to MSERKAFPLRINAEILAATQRWADDEIRSLNAQIEYLLRDALRKNGRLPKRDIHPTDSKEST, encoded by the coding sequence ATGAGTGAGAGGAAAGCCTTTCCGCTGCGCATTAACGCCGAGATCCTCGCGGCGACGCAGCGGTGGGCGGACGATGAAATCCGCAGCTTGAATGCGCAAATTGAGTATCTCCTGCGTGACGCCCTGCGGAAGAACGGCAGATTGCCAAAGCGCGACATTCACCCGACTGATTCAAAGGAAAGCACGTGA
- a CDS encoding SPFH domain-containing protein — MKEREIGSISGIPALLALFVLVLVSLWMFVSGIGPDPELNGVKSGIRILGGILLAIVSCFALIGLYKVEPNQSVVLSLFGKYVGTVKANGLRWNNPFYAKRKVSQRVRNFESGKLKVNELEGSPIEIASVIVWQVIDASEAVYNVDDYETFVHIQSESALRAMATSYPYDQHEEGQLSLRSHAAEIGEHLKKELQERLTDAGVQVIDARISHLAYAPEIAQAMLQRQQANAIIAARTRIVSGAVGMVEMALQELQKNGVVTLDEERKAQMVSNLLVVLCGDRSTQPIVNAGSLY; from the coding sequence ATGAAAGAACGCGAAATTGGTTCCATATCTGGCATCCCGGCGTTGCTGGCCCTTTTTGTCCTCGTCTTGGTGTCGCTCTGGATGTTCGTAAGCGGCATCGGGCCCGATCCTGAATTGAATGGCGTAAAGTCAGGCATCCGGATTTTGGGCGGCATCTTGCTGGCGATCGTGTCGTGCTTCGCCTTGATCGGTCTGTATAAGGTTGAGCCGAACCAGTCAGTGGTCTTGAGTCTGTTCGGCAAATACGTCGGTACGGTGAAAGCGAATGGTTTGCGCTGGAACAACCCGTTCTATGCCAAACGTAAAGTCAGCCAACGCGTGCGCAACTTTGAAAGCGGCAAGTTGAAGGTCAACGAACTTGAAGGTTCGCCGATCGAAATTGCGTCGGTGATTGTGTGGCAAGTGATCGATGCGTCGGAAGCCGTTTATAACGTGGATGATTACGAGACCTTCGTGCACATCCAATCGGAGTCCGCACTGCGTGCGATGGCCACCAGCTATCCCTATGACCAACATGAAGAGGGTCAACTGTCCTTGCGCAGCCACGCTGCAGAAATTGGCGAGCACTTGAAGAAGGAGCTCCAAGAGCGTCTAACCGATGCCGGTGTCCAGGTCATCGATGCACGCATCAGCCACTTGGCCTATGCCCCTGAGATTGCGCAAGCCATGCTGCAACGACAACAGGCCAACGCGATTATTGCGGCACGTACACGCATCGTTTCCGGTGCCGTCGGTATGGTCGAAATGGCCCTACAGGAATTGCAAAAGAATGGCGTCGTGACGCTTGATGAAGAACGCAAAGCGCAAATGGTCAGCAACCTCTTGGTCGTGTTGTGCGGTGATCGTTCGACGCAACCGATCGTCAATGCCGGTTCGTTGTACTAA
- the purT gene encoding formate-dependent phosphoribosylglycinamide formyltransferase: MVDIKTPLSTSAFRVMLLGSGELGKEVTIELQRFGVETIAVDRYPDAPAMQVAHRSHVIDMLDGDALRSLIEAEQPDLVVPEIEAIHTPTLEAMEAESGLRVVPTARATRLTMDREGIRTLAAVELGVPTSPFAFVDTFEDFSAAIDRIGMPCVVKPVMSSSGKGQSTVRHQDDVAKAWDYAQSGGRAGAGRVIVEGFIDFEYEITLLTVRHVGGTAFCAPIGHLQKDGDYIESWQPQPMRELALARAREMADKVATALGGRGVFGMEFFVKGDEVWFSEVSPRPHDTGLVTLVSQTLSEFALHARAILGLPVGEDAQGNIENLGPSASAALLARGHGVPAFSNVEAALSAPNTALRLFGKPRVEGYRRVGVTLARANSCEDARAVARDAAAAISIEFKDN, encoded by the coding sequence ATGGTTGATATCAAAACGCCGCTATCCACGTCTGCCTTCAGGGTCATGCTGCTCGGAAGTGGTGAACTGGGAAAAGAGGTCACGATCGAGCTCCAGCGATTTGGCGTGGAAACGATCGCGGTCGATCGCTACCCCGACGCACCGGCCATGCAGGTTGCACACCGGAGTCACGTCATTGACATGCTCGATGGCGACGCGCTGCGTTCATTGATTGAAGCTGAGCAACCGGATCTCGTGGTGCCGGAAATTGAGGCCATCCACACACCCACACTGGAAGCCATGGAAGCGGAAAGCGGCCTTCGCGTCGTACCGACGGCGCGCGCGACGCGACTCACCATGGACCGCGAAGGTATCCGCACCTTGGCCGCCGTTGAATTGGGCGTACCCACGTCTCCGTTTGCGTTCGTCGACACGTTCGAAGATTTCTCCGCAGCGATCGATCGCATTGGAATGCCGTGCGTCGTCAAACCTGTCATGTCTTCGTCGGGTAAAGGTCAGTCGACCGTCCGTCATCAAGATGACGTTGCAAAAGCCTGGGACTACGCGCAATCAGGCGGTCGCGCGGGCGCAGGACGCGTCATTGTTGAAGGATTTATTGATTTTGAATACGAAATCACCCTGCTGACGGTTCGGCACGTCGGCGGCACGGCGTTCTGTGCGCCCATTGGGCATCTGCAGAAAGACGGTGACTACATTGAAAGTTGGCAGCCGCAACCTATGCGTGAACTTGCGTTGGCACGCGCACGCGAGATGGCCGACAAAGTGGCGACCGCTTTAGGCGGGCGCGGCGTGTTTGGTATGGAGTTTTTTGTGAAGGGCGATGAGGTGTGGTTTTCGGAAGTGTCGCCACGTCCCCACGACACAGGGCTAGTGACGCTCGTATCGCAAACCTTGAGTGAATTTGCATTGCACGCGCGCGCGATTCTTGGATTGCCCGTGGGCGAAGACGCGCAAGGCAATATCGAAAATCTGGGCCCTTCGGCTAGTGCTGCATTGTTAGCGCGCGGTCACGGTGTGCCCGCGTTTTCCAATGTCGAAGCAGCACTTTCAGCGCCCAATACGGCCTTGCGCCTCTTCGGAAAGCCGCGTGTGGAAGGGTATCGTCGCGTGGGCGTGACGCTTGCTCGCGCAAACTCTTGCGAGGACGCGCGCGCCGTCGCACGCGACGCCGCAGCTGCAATTTCTATTGAATTTAAAGACAACTGA